GGCCGCATCCTGGCCAACGGATAGACTGATACGCACGGCTCCTCAACCCGACAGACGGATTAATGACACTCACACCACACGAAGCGCCACAGTCAGCTCCGGCCCCTCGCCGGGTTTCACCGGTCCGCACCGTCTTGCTGACGTCGCTTGGCAAACTTGTGCGAGGCGTTGCGAGGATGCGCGGTGGCAGCGGCTCTGCCCTCCCCGGTCTACTCGTTGAGAAAATCGACCCGCACTTTATGAGGCGAACGCTTGACCAGCTTCCGTTTGGCGTTGTGGTGATTAGCGGTACCAACGGAAAAACGACCACAACAAAGATGGTCGTCGAACTGCTTGAGGGCCAGGGCCTCACCGTCTTCACCAATAAAACCGGCAGCAACTTCACTCGAGGAGTGGCCTCCGCGCTCCTCGGCGAGGTCTCACTCACCGGAAAGACAACTGCCGACATTGCGATCCTCGAACTCGACGAAGCCCACGCCGTGCATTTTGTCCGCGCCGTCGCACCAAAGTACAGCCTGCTACTCAACGTCATGCGCGACCAGTTGGACCGCTTTGGCGAGATCGATACAACGGCTAACCTGCTGCGAGAAATTGCCATCCACACGACGGATGCCGTTGTCCTCAACCGCGAAGATCCTCGGGTGTTCCGCCTTCGCGACTCCCTGACTTCGCAGCGACCGGTGTTTTTTGGGCTCGACGAGTCGTTGCTGTCGCTGTTTCCCAATGATGACAGCCTGCGAGGCTCGGCACCACAGCCTCCTGTTGAGGGTGGAACGGCTGCCGCGGGCGACGCACCGGCAACCGCCCTCGCCCGGCCGGAG
The DNA window shown above is from Lysinibacter cavernae and carries:
- a CDS encoding Mur ligase family protein; this encodes MRGGSGSALPGLLVEKIDPHFMRRTLDQLPFGVVVISGTNGKTTTTKMVVELLEGQGLTVFTNKTGSNFTRGVASALLGEVSLTGKTTADIAILELDEAHAVHFVRAVAPKYSLLLNVMRDQLDRFGEIDTTANLLREIAIHTTDAVVLNREDPRVFRLRDSLTSQRPVFFGLDESLLSLFPNDDSLRGSAPQPPVEGGTAAAGDAPATALARPEADVTLLSIDGDSAVFEFDGKRVGTSLQLEGVYNIYNAAAALALTRTILGDKAQRDQLITSLAKVAPAFGRGEKLSVNGQPLELVLVKNPSGFRLGLHSFSPEGYATMIAINDNYADGRDMSWLWDVEFDSLRPAGVATVTGIRAYDMALRLQYDEVAVGSVVPDLSEALAEFIAKAPNQPKRIFCTYTAMLALRRELGKITTVEAID